Below is a genomic region from Prochlorococcus marinus str. MIT 0918.
TTGTTCTCTTAGTTTTGATAGGGACTTATAGCTTTCAATTAGCTGGAAATTAGTTGATGAGGGGTGAGAAATAATACCCGGGATTTTTTGAAGATTTTCGTGAAGCCATTCGCCTTCTTTTCTTACCCAGTGATGGACCTTTTTAATTCTTTTTGTCAGGATTTGTTTTTCATTCATTAAGACCTTTATTATTGATATAGATAATCCATTAACAGGCCAGGGATCTCTTAATGCTTGCCATCGCCAAAGTCTTTCTTCAGAGCTAATTGCATACCCTATTCTTAATCCCGCTATTGCAAATAGCTTGGTTAAGCTTCTAAGGACAATTAAATTTGGATAATGTTTTACTAATGGTATTAATGACTCTTTGTCTCCATTAGGGACTAATGGTAAGAAAGCTTCGTCACAGATAATAAGACTATTATTTTTTAGTAGTTCTTCTATAGATTGCCTACTCCAAAAGTGACCAGTAGGGTTGTGTGGATTAGTTATCCAAAGCACTTTTGCTTTAGTTGCCCATGGGAAAGGTTTAGGATATTCTTTATCCCAATGTAGAGGCAGTGGTTTCTGGATGTATTTTCCACCCCAGCAATCTAGAGCTCTTTTATAATCATAAAACCCTGGGTAAGGTAATATGCTGATTCCATGTATTGATGCTTCATGTGCTGCCCAAGTTATTAATTCTGACGCACCATTCCCAGGTAGGATCATGGTCGGACAAACTTGATGATAACGGCCAAGTGCTTCTCGTATGTCGTTGTGATTTCGATCTGGATAGGATCTGATTATTTGGCTATCAATTGCTTCATGCAAATGTCGATGTAATTTTGAAGGTAATGAAAAAGGGACTATAGATGCACTCGCATCTATAAGTGAATTTATATCTACTCCTAAATTTTTTGCTTCTTCTTCTAGATTTCCACCATGTTGAAGCATGTATGCTGATAGTGAATTATTATACTGATTAGCTTTTAAATCCATGGCACATCGCTTCCAATAGCTTCTGAGATATTTTTAAATCCATGACGACTAAGTTGAGATGTTAACCCTTCAAGAATATTAGGTACTAAGATTGGCCCTTGAAAAATCCACCCTGTATAGATTTGGATAAGAGAAGCTCCAGCTGTAATACGTTCCCAGGCACTTTCAGGGGAGTCAATTCCACCGACTCCAATTAAAGGAAGCTCTTTCCCTGAGTTTTTACGTAGCCGTCGTATGATTTCCACTGCTCTGTTTCGTAAAGGGCGACCACTGAGCCCCCCTTCTTCTTTACTTAGAGGTATTCCGGTTTGTGAAATGATTCTTTCTTCAAGGCCTAAACGATTGAGACTAGTATTAACAGCAATAATTCCCGCTAATCCTTCCTCAAAAGCTACTTGAGCTAACCCATCAATTTGGTGATTGTCTAAGTCAGGTGCAATTTTTACCAGCAAAGGAGGGCAAGAAGGTATTCTCCTTAATCGTTTAATTAATTTTCGTAATTGAGTAGAATCCTGTAACTTCCTTAACCCTGGTGTGTTGGGTGAGCTCACATTAATCACTACATAATCAGCAAAATCTGATAAAAGTTCTAATGAAGAGGCGTAGTCATCACCAGCTTGCTCAAGAGGAGTTATTTTTGATTTGCCTAAGTTGAGGCCAACAATAGAAGATCTCTTCCCTGGGGATTCAATTCTTTGCCTTTCTAGAGTTTTTCTTAGTTCTTTTGCTCCATTATTGTTAAAACCCATTCTATTTAAAGCAGCCTTTTCTTTTGAAAGGCGAAAAAGTCTAGGTTTTGGATTTCCTTCTTGAGCATGCCAAGTTACTGTCCCAAGCTCTGAAAATCCAAATCCAAAATCTTCCCAAATACAAGCTGCAATTCCATTTTTATCAAAACCTGCTGCAAGACCTATAGGATTTTTAAAATGACATCCAAATAATCTTTGCTCTAGTTTATTGTCTTTACGTTGTAATTCCTTAGCTAAAACAGCTAGGCCTTGAGATATGACAGGCCATTTTCGAAGTAAAGAGATTTTGCCAAGATTGTTAAGGGTGAATTGAGTTAACTGTTCTGCGTCTAGACCTTCATCTTTAGCCAGTATTGGACTGATGAGTTGCTTGTAAATTGATTCACTGGAGAACAGTTGTGAACGTGATCTACTATTCATTTTGATTTTTATGATCACATTGCAGTTGTATCGCAATCCTTTTTGAAAAGCTCACAGCTATATAATCGACTCTTTCATTATCAGGATCGCCACTATGACCTTTTACGTATTCTAAAGACACATCCGGCAACCGAGAGTTGTCTAATGCTTTCCAAAGATCTTGATTGAGTACTTTTTTACCTGCAGCAGTTTTCCAACCTTTTTGTTTCCATCCTATTATCCATTTTTCAAAGCCATCAATAAGATATTTGCTGTCAGTACGAATTTTTAGATTTGGATGTCTAGGGAGATTTTCTAGTTTTTTTAAAATCGATAAAGCTGCATAAAGTTCCATACGATTATTCGTTGTATTTTCTGCAAAACCTCCAAACTCTTCTATGGTCCCGTCTTCAAAACGTAATATTGCACCCCATCCTCCTGGGCCTGGATTTCCACTACATGCCCCATCAGTGGCTGCTGCGATTACTAGACCATGCTGTTTGATCATGTGAAAAAAATAGCCGGTCATTGTGACCGGCATTTGTTATTGGTTGTAGAAATTCTTAGTCAGAAGCAATTGGAATTTACTTAAGAGTTACTTTTCCGCCTGCATCCTCTATAGATTTCTTAAGGGCTTCTGCATCCTCTTTGGATGCACCTTCTTTAATAGTTTTAGGAGCAGCTTCAACCATAGCTTTTGCGTCTCCTAATCCTAGCCCTGTTGCATTCCTAACTTCTTTTAGGACTTTGATTTTTGCTGATGGCTCAAAACTTTCGAGCACTACATCAAATTCGGTTTTTTCTTCTGCGGCACCTTCACTATCGCCACCAGTGGCGCCAGGAGCAGCCATGACAACGCCAGCAGATGCGGCGGCGGAAACACCGAAGGCCTCTTCTATTTGCTTAACAAGCTCTGAGGCTTCAAGTAATGAAAGGCTTTTTAAGGACTCGAGAATCTCGTCTGTTTTTGAAGACATGATTTGAATACGGCAGATATTTAGGGAGAAAAAGATTTAGTCGAAGGTTGAGCTGAGTTAACTTTTAGTATTCTCAGCATGTTGATTTAGTGATCTGGCTAGACCAGAAGGAACCTCATTAATGCCAACTGCAATTTTTGTAGCAATCGCATTGATTGAACCAGCAATTTGAGCCATAAGGACTTCTTTGGAAGGCAATGCAGCTATTGCTTTTATTTCGTCCTGACTAAGGAGTTTGCCTTCAAAGAGGCCGCCTTTTGTTTCGGATTTTTTGGTTTCCTTTTGAAAAGCTTGGACAGCTTTCAGAGCACTACCTACATCGCCTTTTACAAGAACAAATGCATTTGTGCCACTTAACAACGATTCAAGGCCTGACCAAGAAGAATTACCATTAATTGCTTGGCGCATCAAGGTGTTTTTAGTTACCTTGCAAATGCCGCTGCTGGGCTCTAATCGAGTTCGCAGATCTGACATTTCTTTAATGGTTAAGCCCCTGTAATCAAGAACTAAAGCCATTTCAGCTTTATCGAGGAGGCCTTTAATCTCTTCGACAATTTGTTTTTTGCTCTCCAGCGTGCGGCCCATAGTTAATTGGATCGAATCGGGGGAAGAAGCCGGACATACGGCCGTATTTTCTCTAGTGAAAGAGACGAGGCCGCTGTCGATTCAAACCAATTAGGAAAATCGTGTTGCGTCTACCTCGGCAGGACTTTTATATAGAATCACTAAATGTGGTATTTAGTAATTTTAAACCTGCTGTCTTAGGCCGGGCGCATGCCCGTTTGGCTAAGCCAATCTCTCTAAGATACAGCAAAGGGGCTACCCTTCGTCTGCACTGTCTTGCAACGAAGCCATATCTACCTCTACGGAAGGCCCCATAGTGGAACTTAAATAAAGACTTTTCCAGTAACGGCCTTTTGCTCCACTAGGTTTATTTCGATCAATTGTTCCATGTAAAACTTTTAAGTTCTCTAGAAGGTCTTCTGCTGAGAAGCTTGCTTTCCCAAAACGAA
It encodes:
- a CDS encoding pyridoxal phosphate-dependent aminotransferase — its product is MDLKANQYNNSLSAYMLQHGGNLEEEAKNLGVDINSLIDASASIVPFSLPSKLHRHLHEAIDSQIIRSYPDRNHNDIREALGRYHQVCPTMILPGNGASELITWAAHEASIHGISILPYPGFYDYKRALDCWGGKYIQKPLPLHWDKEYPKPFPWATKAKVLWITNPHNPTGHFWSRQSIEELLKNNSLIICDEAFLPLVPNGDKESLIPLVKHYPNLIVLRSLTKLFAIAGLRIGYAISSEERLWRWQALRDPWPVNGLSISIIKVLMNEKQILTKRIKKVHHWVRKEGEWLHENLQKIPGIISHPSSTNFQLIESYKSLSKLREQLGYKNILVRDCRSFKGLGENWLRISLQSKSNNRRIVDTMKKIITHSL
- a CDS encoding quinone-dependent dihydroorotate dehydrogenase, which translates into the protein MNSRSRSQLFSSESIYKQLISPILAKDEGLDAEQLTQFTLNNLGKISLLRKWPVISQGLAVLAKELQRKDNKLEQRLFGCHFKNPIGLAAGFDKNGIAACIWEDFGFGFSELGTVTWHAQEGNPKPRLFRLSKEKAALNRMGFNNNGAKELRKTLERQRIESPGKRSSIVGLNLGKSKITPLEQAGDDYASSLELLSDFADYVVINVSSPNTPGLRKLQDSTQLRKLIKRLRRIPSCPPLLVKIAPDLDNHQIDGLAQVAFEEGLAGIIAVNTSLNRLGLEERIISQTGIPLSKEEGGLSGRPLRNRAVEIIRRLRKNSGKELPLIGVGGIDSPESAWERITAGASLIQIYTGWIFQGPILVPNILEGLTSQLSRHGFKNISEAIGSDVPWI
- a CDS encoding ribonuclease H family protein, encoding MIKQHGLVIAAATDGACSGNPGPGGWGAILRFEDGTIEEFGGFAENTTNNRMELYAALSILKKLENLPRHPNLKIRTDSKYLIDGFEKWIIGWKQKGWKTAAGKKVLNQDLWKALDNSRLPDVSLEYVKGHSGDPDNERVDYIAVSFSKRIAIQLQCDHKNQNE
- the rplL gene encoding 50S ribosomal protein L7/L12, which encodes MSSKTDEILESLKSLSLLEASELVKQIEEAFGVSAAASAGVVMAAPGATGGDSEGAAEEKTEFDVVLESFEPSAKIKVLKEVRNATGLGLGDAKAMVEAAPKTIKEGASKEDAEALKKSIEDAGGKVTLK
- the rplJ gene encoding 50S ribosomal protein L10, coding for MGRTLESKKQIVEEIKGLLDKAEMALVLDYRGLTIKEMSDLRTRLEPSSGICKVTKNTLMRQAINGNSSWSGLESLLSGTNAFVLVKGDVGSALKAVQAFQKETKKSETKGGLFEGKLLSQDEIKAIAALPSKEVLMAQIAGSINAIATKIAVGINEVPSGLARSLNQHAENTKS